In one Diabrotica virgifera virgifera chromosome 5, PGI_DIABVI_V3a genomic region, the following are encoded:
- the LOC114338665 gene encoding DNA-directed RNA polymerase II subunit RPB9 codes for MAKPSGYDSHSEGPGFVGIRFCQECNNMLYPKEDKENKILLYACRNCDYKQHADSKCIYVNKIMHEIDELTHIVADVISDPTLPRTEDHQCPECNHREAVFFQAQTRRAEEEMRLYYVCTNPHCAHRWTE; via the exons atggcaaaaccttCTGGATACGATTCTCACAGTGAAGGACCAGGTTTTGTAGGCATAAGATTTTGCCAAGAATG TAATAATATGTTATATCCAAAGGAGgacaaagaaaacaaaatccttTTATACGCCTGTCGAAATTGTGACTACAAGCAACACGCAGATTCAAAATGTATTTATGTCAACAAAATTATGCACGAAATCGA TGAACTGACCCATATAGTGGCAGATGTAATATCTGATCCCACATTACCGAGAACAGAAGACCATCAGTGTCCAGAATGTAATCATAG GGAAGCCGTATTTTTCCAAGCACAAACAAGAAGAGCTGAAGAAGAAATGAGACTGTATTATGTCTGTACAAATCCGCACTGTGCCCACAGATGGACAGAATGA